A region from the Lolium perenne isolate Kyuss_39 chromosome 4, Kyuss_2.0, whole genome shotgun sequence genome encodes:
- the LOC127323246 gene encoding uncharacterized protein — MGSCVSKKAARAGAGAKVAAPLLPEKDNALPPPVVVVEEEVKEVLPETAVQRPRPPEPEPEPEHEKVKRIQEHEEGEASDTVSVGSSSVVDKPMVKSGSEQEVEKRTLDVPEKEKAKMKKAPDQRNPNDVTNGRARSPSPASKQRRQSGVAVVEQPVAARPRREQPAVVSGIGCRSGRFSPSAARRAAESAVRRTYSAREADMALPSSTAKRSLNASITGVRRDPGERSGRRPDSPARRTPSSPAANGTISRQSSATRKVPKENTSPEQPKRQCSRARPTEEIGLGDEHDEAPLAGKGHKEAAENPSVAMECFIFL; from the coding sequence ATGGGTAGCTGCGTGAGCAAGAAGGCCGCCCGCGCCGGTGCTGGAGCCAAGGTGGCGGCACCGCTCCTGCCAGAGAAGGACAATGCCCTGCCGCCGCCCGTGGTGGTGgttgaggaagaggtcaaagaggtgCTGCCAGAGACGGCAGTGCAGCGGCCAAGgccgccggagccggagccggaaccGGAGCACGAGAAGGTGAAGAGGATCCAAGAACACGAAGAAGGCGAGGCATCCGATACCGTGTCGGTGGGGTCCTCCTCTGTGGTGGACAAGCCGATGGTCAAGTCCGGAAGCGAGCAGGAGGTGGAGAAGAGGACGCTGGACGTGCCGGAGAAGGAGAAGGCTAAAATGAAGAAGGCACCGGATCAGAGGAATCCCAATGACGTCACCAACGGGAGGGCGAGGTCGCCGTCTCCTGCGTCGAAGCAGAGGAGGCAGTCGGGGGTAGCTGTTGTCGAGCAGCCGGTGGCGGCGCGGCCGCGGCGCGAGCAGCCCGCGGTGGTGTCCGGCATCGGGTGCCGGAGCGGCAGGTTCTCCCCTTCCGCGGCGAGGAGGGCCGCCGAGAGCGCTGTCAGGCGGACCTACTCCGCCAGGGAGGCCGACATGGCGCTGCCGTCGTCGACTGCCAAGCGATCGCTCAACGCGAGCATCACCGGCGTCAGGAGGGATCCCGGGGAGCGCTCAGGCAGGAGGCCGGACTCCCCGGCTCGGCGCACACCTTCTTCTCCTGCTGCGAACGGCACCATCAGCCGCCAATCCAGCGCCACGCGTAAGGTGCCCAAGGAGAATACCAGTCCGGAGCAACCCAAGCGACAATGTAGCCGCGCACGGCCCACAGAGGAGATCGGACTTGGAGACGAACACGACGAGGCGCCACTGGCAGGAAAAGGGCACAAGGAGGCGGCGGAGAACCCCTCGGTGGCCATGGAGTGCTTCATCTTCCTCTAG
- the LOC127323310 gene encoding uncharacterized protein, with the protein MEHLVRDPDLRSRVYHLKAEGMAFKVTVALRARRVEKWIRGVKRDFLGAATTKCVGLDCEFTDPRMGNQRVAVLQLSVASKTLVFQIIHADEVPQVLKDFLQDENIRFYGIHITSTHDLQKAVPNPTNNPIPSLYDLETIPLRQTLRRRSTTRRRWTSPRNKKKMNSFLDGPIIH; encoded by the coding sequence ATGGAGCACCTCGTGCGCGACCCGGATCTTCGGTCTCGGGTGTACCACCTCAAGGCCGAAGGGATGGCGTTCAAGGTCACGGTCGCGCTCCGTGCAAGAAGGGTGGAGAAGTGGATCCGCGGCGTGAAGAGGGACTTTCTCGGCGCCGCAACGACCAAGTGCGTCGGCTTGGACTGCGAGTTCACCGACCCTCGCATGGGTAATCAGCGCGTCGCCGTCCTTCAACTCTCGGTGGCGTCCAAGACGTTGGTGTTCCAGATTATTCATGCCGATGAAGTGCCACAAGTGCTCAAGGATTTCTTGCAGGACGAGAACATCAGATTCTACGGCATTCATATCACTTCCACGCACGACCTCCAGAAGGCAGTCCCGAACCCCACCAACAATCCCATTCCAAGTCTATATGATTTGGAAACTATACCATTGAGACAAACCTTGAGAAGAAGAAGTACAACAAGAAGAAGATGGACGTCGCCACGTAATAAAAAGAAGATGAACTCATTTTTGGATGGGCCAATTATCCATTGA